A window of the Brassica napus cultivar Da-Ae chromosome A2, Da-Ae, whole genome shotgun sequence genome harbors these coding sequences:
- the LOC106414230 gene encoding cytokinin hydroxylase-like has protein sequence MDQFLDAFPFWYMFFNVFVVVLSLVFLKLFLHCWILPVRAQKKLGENGFSGPPPSFPLGNLNDMKKLKPALVMVENSKSSTKINHDIHSIALPHFALWQQQYGKVFVYWLGIEPFVYVADPEFLSVMSKGVLGKSWGKPNVFKKDREPMFGTGLVMVEGDDWTRHRHIITPAFSHVNLKAMKTMMVESTTNMLDRWAIQINSGNPEFDMENEIIGTAGEIIAKTSFGVKGENGTQVLKNLRAMQFALFNSNRYVGVPFSNILAFKQTLRARELGKEIDDLLLSIITERKRSLVEGEDHHDLLGMLLKADKGKFTATELVDECKTFFFAGHETTALALTWTLMLLAIHPEWQETIRDEIRQVIGDSEIEYNKLAGLKKMSWVMNEVLRLYPPAPNAQRQARKNIEVNGRLIPNGTNIWIDVVAMHHDPKLWGDDVNEFKPERFDGDLHGGCKNKMGFMPFGFGGRMCIGRNLTTMEYKIVLSLVLSRFEISVSPGYHHSPKYMLSLRPSYGLPIVVRPL, from the exons ATGGATCAGTTTCTTGACGCGTTTCCATTTTGGTACATGTTCTTCAATGTTTTCGTTGTAGTTCTTAGCCTTGTGTTCTTGAAGCTCTTTCTGCATTGCTGGATATTGCCCGTTCGAGCTCAGAAGAAGCTTGGAGAAAACGGATTTTCCGGTCCACCTCCTAGCTTTCCATTAGGCAACCTTAATGACATGAAGAAGCTAAAACCGGCCTTGGTAATGGTGGAGAACAGCAAATCATCCACCAAAATCAACCATGACATACATTCCATCGCCCTTCCACATTTCGCTCTTTGGCAACAACAATACG GGAAAGTGTTTGTGTACTGGCTAGGCATAGAGCCATTCGTGTACGTGGCGGATCCTGAATTCTTGAGTGTTATGTCGAAAGGTGTATTGGGGAAGAGTTGGGGGAAGCCAAATGTTTTCAAGAAAGACAGAGAGCCAATGTTTGGTACCGGTTTGGTTATGGTCGAAGGAGATGACTGGACACGACATCGCCACATTATCACTCCTGCATTTTCCCATGTCAATCTGAAG GCTATGAAAACTATGATGGTGGAATCAACCACCAACATGCTGGACCGATGGGCCATACAGATAAACTCAGGCAACCCCGAATTCGACATGGAGAACGAGATCATAGGAACAGCCGGTGAGATAATTGCTAAGACAAGCTTCGGAGTCAAGGGAGAAAACGGAACTCAAGTCCTCAAAAACCTAAGGGCCATGCAATTTGCCCTTTTCAACTCGAATCGCTACGTAGGGGTACCCTTTAGCAATATTTTGGCCTTCAAGCAAACCCTTAGAGCGAGGGAGCTAGGTAAAGAGATCGATGATCTTCTTTTGTCGATCATAACCGAACGAAAGAGATCTTTGGTCGAAGGAGAGGACCACCACGATCTTCTCGGAATGTTGCTTAAGGCCGATAAAGGAAAGTTTACAGCGACGGAGCTTGTAGACGAATGCAAAACGTTCTTCTTCGCTGGCCACGAGACGACTGCTTTAGCGCTTACGTGGACGCTCATGCTTCTTGCGATCCATCCCGAATGGCAGGAAACGATCAGAGACGAGATCAGACAAGTCATCGGAGATTCTGAGATTGAGTATAACAAACTTGCCGGACTAAAGAAG ATGAGTTGGGTAATGAACGAGGTTCTCCGGCTATATCCACCGGCGCCAAACGCACAACGGCAAGCCCGAAAAAACATTGAAGTGAACGGCCGCCTAATTCCAAACGGTACAAACATTTGGATCGATGTGGTGGCGATGCACCACGACCCCAAGTTGTGGGGAGACGACGTCAACGAGTTTAAACCGGAGAGATTTGACGGTGATTTGCACGGTGGTTGTAAGAATAAGATGGGGTTTATGCCGTTTGGCTTTGGAGGGAGAATGTGTATTGGTCGGAACTTAACCACCATGGAGTACAAGATCGTCTTGTCGTTGGTTTTGTCCCGGTTTGAAATATCGGTTTCACCCGGTTATCACCATTCACCAAAGTATATGCTCTCTCTCAGACCCAGTTATGGTTTGCCTATAGTCGTACGACCactttaa
- the LOC106413147 gene encoding uncharacterized protein LOC106413147, whose product MSLAMDKALMALSLDEEDVPFTMPDLPEFSSAEENKLSLMGRLLNPDRQKMSTLIMKMPRKWEKEGRVRGIALSQERFQFIFKYEHDLLDILERGVQTFDDWVIVLERWVENPPEDFLQYIPLWVQMRDIPVNFYTSEALTALGDLVGKTVLVAFDPSRPITQDYIRVLVKFNVANPLRTSKVVTSKGKSSVVRFSYEKVQKRCFECQRLNHEKDLCPLIVRKRQEESKVRRERISAELEKKKRVIDEDDILFGVLEEEQVNMNSATGRCKIAKEVLEEMRRYLLADTGENREVKIDKIQRSVKLAEKDPLSQRLALRLESAPLFTSELNKGKGIVFDYLENKKDAEELSVQSNPHKLMAASFQAHSRLSLRSAPQALRLENGEDNIASEGSFCSNFPTVFKAAKVSNFAPCSSGIVKNKAAVRRRPPKSTRQRRIKVLTDQVKAPPENQREGKQLMGSKKRKCSVEEEEIKATNKAVCLKAIPNEGLPHSQ is encoded by the coding sequence ATGTCGCTTGCCATGGATAAAGCCTTAATGGCGTTATCTCTTGATGAGGAGGACGTTCCATTTACGATGCCAGATCTTCCTGAGTTTAGCTCAGCAGAAGAAAACAAACTCAGCTTGATGGGAAGACTTCTGAACCCGGACCGCCAAAAGATGTCTACTCTCATTATGAAGATGCCGAGGAAATGGGAGAAGGAGGGAAGGGTTAGAGGTATAGCGCTATCTCAAGAACGGTTCCAGTTCATATTCAAATATGAACACGACCTCTTAGACATTTTGGAGAGAGGTGTTCAAACGTTCGATGATTGGGTCATAGTGCTGGAGAGATGGGTAGAAAACCCGCCTGAGGATTTTCTTCAGTATATCCCGCTTTGGGTTCAGATGCGAGATATCCCAGTAAACTTCTACACCTCAGAGGCGCTCACTGCGCTAGGTGATCTGGTGGGGAAGACTGTGTTGGTGGCTTTTGACCCCTCTAGGCCTATTACACAGGATTACATTAGGGTTTTGGTGAAGTTCAACGTTGCTAATCCGCTACGTACATCGAAGGTGGTGACGTCGAAAGGAAAATCTTCGGTGGTGCGTTTTAGCTATGAGAAAGTTCAGAAGCGATGTTTCGAATGTCAGAGACTCAATCACGAAAAGGATCTCTGCCCTTTAATTGTGAGGAAAAGACAGGAAGAGTCTAAAGTCAGAAGGGAGAGGATTTCTGCAGAactagagaaaaagaaaagagttatAGATGAGGATGACATTTTGTTTGGTGTTCTGGAGGAGGAACAAGTAAACATGAACTCTGCTACGGGAAGGTGTAAGATAGCTAAGGAAGTATTGGAGGAAATGAGAAGATATCTCTTGGCGGACACAGGGGAAAATCGTGAGGTTAAGATAGACAAGATTCAACGGTCGGTCAAGCTTGCAGAGAAGGATCCTCTGTCGCAGAGGCTTGCATTGAGATTGGAGTCAGCTCCTTTGTTTACTTCTGAGCTAAACAAAGGCAAAGGAATTGTGTTTGATTACTTGGAGAATAAGAAGGATGCTGAAGAGCTTAGTGTTCAGAGTAATCCCCACAAACTTATGGCGGCTTCGTTTCAAGCTCACTCGAGGCTCTCTCTGCGTTCTGCTCCGCAGGCTCTGAGACTTGAGAATGGAGAGGATAACATTGCGTCAGAAGGTTCCTTTTGTTCTAACTTTCCAACGGTGTTCAAGGCAGCAAAAGTTTCTAACTTTGCTCCTTGTTCTTCCGGGATCGTGAAAAACAAAGCAGCAGTGAGGAGAAGACCGCCTAAATCAACAAGGCAGAGAAGGATCAAGGTCCTTACTGATCAAGTAAAAGCACCGCCTGAAAACCAAAGAGAGGGCAAACAGTTGATGGGTAGTAAGAAGAGGAAGTGTTCAGTGGAGGAAGAGGAgatcaaagcaaccaacaagGCGGTATGCCTTAAGGCGATCCCAAATGAGGGATTGCCCCATTCCCAATGA